A genomic window from Camelus ferus isolate YT-003-E chromosome X, BCGSAC_Cfer_1.0, whole genome shotgun sequence includes:
- the LOC116661896 gene encoding testis-expressed protein 13D-like has product MALDFGDHASGFRHNEVIRFINNEVLMNGGGPDFYVTFRSRPWNEVEDRLRVVVADSQVPRPLKRACVWSALALSVRVGARQREQEARQVQRLQDQVEEREAASWALASELQRLRAEREEAAVQLRCARVALQQVMDERDTLRVRLLQVERSAQVAPPAHDTVPVPVPPAEQLGATAWPMDAEKQGKMMTMGAQSVPQSEAQVAAPAAVLYVPGPQSPWAQAMQPPLPVPVPHPFHVPFQMGFPYSTPLLPSAVMEAEAATTATASAAAATQMLTSGIYPPGPWAAVGVQEKMAPLCDQSCYGQEEYPENLQGEYPLEDSRSHSQEEGPVCPQGMTSLGDRRSHSQEEEPEKPQGTAPLGESRSHGQNKCPVMPQEMYPSGNSKSHSKEGPERPQGTSPLRGSTSCGVRKSPKKQESQEQKAKQPKGKKASGSQHRGKKSASRFRAKNWECLSCKGMNFPWRKTCYKCKNVCVAVESESLDPGQTH; this is encoded by the coding sequence ATGGCCTTGGACTTTGGGGACCACGCCAGTGGGTTCCGCCACAACGAGGTGATCAGGTTCATCAACAATGAGGTCCTCATGAATGGGGGCGGCCCCGATTTCTACGTGACCTTCCGCTCGCGGCCCTGGAATGAGGTGGAGGATCGGCTCCGGGTGGTCGTGGCTGACTCGCAGGTGCCGCGCCCCCTCAAAAGGGCCTGTGTCTGGAGCGCGCTGGCCCTGAGCGTGCGCGTGGGGGCGAGGCAGCGGGAGCAGGAGGCCCGCCAGGTCCAGCGGCTGCAGGACCAGGTGGAGGAGCGCGAGGCGGCTTCCTGGGCTCTGGCCTCCGAGCTACAGCGCCTGCGCGCGGAGCGCGAGGAGGCAGCCGTGCAGCTACGATGCGCACGGGTCGCCCTACAGCAGGTGATGGATGAGCGCGATACGTTGCGTGTGCGACTGCTCCAGGTCGAGAGATCCGCCCAGGTCGCCCCACCGGCTCATGATACAGTGCCGGTGCCTGTGCCTCCAGCTGAGCAGCTTGGGGCCACAGCGTGGCCCATGGATGCAGAGAAACAGGGCAAGATGATGACTATGGGGGCACAAAGCGTGCCACAGTCAGAGGCCCAGGTGGCAGCCCCAGCAGCTGTGCTTTATGTGCCTGGACCCCAGAGCCCCTGGGCCCAGGCCATGCAGCCTCCTCTGCCAGTGCCGGTGCCACATCCATTCCATGTGCCATTCCAAATGGGCTTCCCATATTCGACACCTCTACTACCCTCAGCAGTTATGGAAGCAGAAGCAGCCACAACAGCAACAGCGTCAGCGGCAGCGGCAACCCAGATGCTTACTTCGGGGATCTACCCACCTGGCCCGTGGGCTGCAGTGGGGGTCCAGGAAAAGATGGCCCCACTGTGTGACCAGAGTTGCTATGGCCAGGAGGAATATCCTGAGAACCTCCAGGGTGAATATCCCCTGGAGGACAGCAGAAGCCACAGCCAAGAGGAAGGTCCTGTGTGTCCTCAGGGGATGACCTCCCTGGGGGACAGAAGAAGCCACAGCCAGGAAGAAGAACCTGAGAAGCCCCAGGGGACAGCCCCCCTTGGAGAAAGCAGGAGCCACGGCCAGAACAAATGTCCAGTGATGCCCCAGGAGATGTATCCCTCAGGGAACAGCAAAAGCCACAGCAAAGAAGGTCCAGAGAGGCCCCAGGGGACATCTCCCCTGAGAGGCAGCACAAGCTGTGGTGTGAGAAAAAGCCCAAAGAAACAGGAGTCTCAAGAGCAGAAGGCCAAgcaaccaaaagggaaaaaagcctcGGGTTCCCAGCATCGGGGAAAGAAGTCTGCCTCACGCTTCAGAGCAAAGAATTGGGAGTGCCTGTCCTGTAAAGGGATGAATTTCCCCTGGCGCAAGACCTGCTATAAATGCAAGAACGTCTGCGTGGCAGTTGAGAGTGAAAGCCTGGACCCAGGACAAACTCACTAA